One window of Kiritimatiellia bacterium genomic DNA carries:
- the uvrB gene encoding excinuclease ABC subunit UvrB: MDTAPVFHLKSGFDPTGDQPEAIEALCRGLADGRRFQTLEGVTGSGKTFTIANVIRRWGRPTLVISHNKTLAAQLYAELKGFFPDNAVEYFVSYYDYYQPEAYIPQTDTYIEKDSAINDEIERLRLAATDALMNRRDVVIVASVSCIYGLGSPEDYRDMLVNLRRGETADRDAVLRKLVDIQYSRNDLSTEPGTFRARGDSVDVFPSYRKDGVRIDFFGDSVERIRRIDPLTGHTLAELPGVMISPARHFVMPQAKIERALAGIRAELEEQVKKFEAAEKLLEAQRLRMRTEYDIEMLLEVGYCSGIENYSRHLSGRSPGERPATLLDFFQGEFLTILDESHVSVPQIRGMYNGDRSRKLVLVEHGFRLPSALDNRPMNFDEFMAATGPILFTSATPGPFERQVGWPPVPQVIRPTGLLDPPVEVRPLAGQIDDLIEEVRKRAEKGERTLVTTLTKKTAEDLSEYLHNIGLRVKYLHSEIDTIERVEILRGLRKADFDCLVGINLLREGLDLPEVSLVAVLDADKEGFLRSETSLVQTAGRAARHVNGQVILYAEQVTESMQRMIDITRARREKQMAYNREHGITPKSIVKAIQDSLAEQEAAKEVESQAIREAGVEYDAAQVMADIEREMMEAAEALEFERAALLRDQLYELKAAQKKKETGDSSVPGVSRKENKAPALTKYTVGRRRRKK, encoded by the coding sequence ATGGACACGGCTCCCGTCTTCCATCTGAAATCCGGGTTCGACCCGACCGGCGACCAGCCGGAGGCGATCGAGGCCCTCTGCCGCGGGCTGGCGGACGGGCGACGCTTCCAGACGCTCGAGGGCGTCACGGGCTCCGGCAAGACGTTCACGATCGCCAACGTGATCCGGCGCTGGGGCCGGCCGACCCTGGTCATCTCGCACAACAAGACCCTGGCCGCCCAGCTCTACGCCGAGCTGAAAGGCTTCTTCCCGGACAACGCCGTCGAGTACTTCGTCAGCTACTACGACTATTACCAGCCCGAGGCGTACATCCCGCAGACGGACACGTACATCGAGAAGGATTCGGCGATCAACGACGAGATCGAGCGCCTGCGGCTCGCGGCGACCGACGCCCTGATGAACCGGCGGGACGTGGTCATCGTCGCCTCCGTCTCCTGCATTTACGGCCTGGGTTCGCCCGAGGACTACCGCGACATGCTGGTCAACCTGCGGCGCGGGGAGACCGCGGACCGCGACGCGGTGCTGCGCAAGCTCGTGGACATCCAGTACAGCCGCAACGATCTCTCCACCGAGCCCGGCACGTTCCGCGCGCGCGGCGACTCGGTGGACGTCTTCCCGTCCTACCGCAAGGACGGCGTGCGGATCGACTTCTTCGGCGACTCGGTGGAGCGCATCCGGCGGATCGATCCGCTGACCGGCCACACGCTCGCCGAGCTGCCGGGCGTCATGATCTCGCCCGCCCGCCACTTCGTCATGCCCCAGGCCAAGATCGAGCGCGCCCTGGCCGGCATCCGCGCCGAGCTCGAGGAGCAGGTCAAGAAGTTCGAGGCCGCGGAAAAGCTGCTGGAAGCCCAGCGGCTGCGCATGCGCACGGAATACGACATCGAGATGCTCCTCGAGGTCGGCTACTGCAGCGGCATCGAGAACTACTCCCGCCACCTGTCCGGCCGCTCGCCGGGCGAGCGGCCGGCGACGCTGCTGGACTTCTTCCAGGGCGAGTTCCTGACCATCCTCGACGAGTCCCACGTCAGCGTGCCGCAGATCCGCGGGATGTACAACGGCGACCGGTCGCGCAAGCTGGTCCTCGTCGAGCACGGGTTCCGGCTGCCGTCGGCCCTCGACAACCGGCCGATGAACTTCGACGAGTTCATGGCCGCGACCGGGCCGATCCTGTTCACGTCGGCCACTCCGGGTCCGTTCGAGCGCCAGGTCGGGTGGCCGCCGGTCCCCCAGGTCATCCGCCCGACCGGCCTGCTCGATCCGCCCGTGGAGGTCCGGCCGCTGGCCGGCCAGATCGACGACCTGATCGAGGAGGTCCGGAAGCGCGCGGAGAAGGGCGAGCGCACGCTCGTTACCACGCTGACCAAGAAGACCGCCGAGGACCTGTCCGAGTACCTCCACAACATCGGCCTGCGCGTGAAGTACCTGCACTCGGAGATCGACACCATCGAGCGCGTCGAGATCCTGCGCGGCCTGCGCAAGGCGGACTTCGACTGCCTGGTGGGCATCAACCTCCTGCGCGAGGGCCTGGACCTGCCGGAGGTCTCGCTCGTCGCCGTCCTCGACGCGGACAAGGAGGGGTTCCTGCGTTCCGAGACGTCGCTCGTGCAGACGGCGGGCCGCGCCGCGCGCCACGTGAACGGGCAGGTGATCCTGTATGCCGAGCAGGTGACGGAATCCATGCAGCGCATGATTGACATCACGCGCGCGCGCCGCGAGAAGCAGATGGCCTACAACCGGGAGCACGGCATCACGCCGAAGAGCATCGTCAAGGCCATCCAGGACAGCCTGGCGGAGCAGGAGGCCGCCAAGGAGGTCGAGTCGCAGGCGATCCGCGAGGCCGGCGTGGAGTACGACGCCGCGCAGGTCATGGCGGACATCGAGCGCGAGATGATGGAGGCCGCCGAGGCGCTGGAGTTCGAGCGCGCCGCGCTGCTGCGCGACCAGCTTTACGAACTCAAGGCGGCGCAGAAGAAAAAGGAGACAGGCGATTCATCCGTTCCCGGGGTCTCGAGAAAGGAAAATAAGGCGCCCGCCCTGACGAAATATACCGTCGGCCGCAGGCGCCGGAAGAAGTAG
- the bamA gene encoding outer membrane protein assembly factor BamA, translating into MRRFSRQRWIAVLGLLLAGGVTRAANVSEVGVRVLGHGRVDTNAVMAFSTLRPGEEYNAMAVGRDLRAMQQSGMFSSVSVEAEPGAGGVAVFFVVEGRSRIRDLDIEGADDLGNRKVRTLMELGPGDAADDSLLAVRSQKVIETYRKKYFPDARLTWKIAPADEPGWINVRITVKEGRRATVKRIEFEGNRHVKSRELLKVMKQRRANWLSWITGAGTYDPDALETDREGIRELYRGRGYLDAGIGEPEVTPLGRRGLRVRIGVDEGSTYRVGKIDYAGITSAPPAEVEASVRLKPGDTASSTEIGKNAQALEDWYGSRGRIRTAVDADILADPKTHVADVRFTVEEGREVRIREIRIRGNARTKDKVIRRELAVYPGDLYNTVKVRTSERRLQNLNYFEYVNSYPSPTDDPAWYDLNIEVEEQRTGQLMAGAGFSSVDDLIGFVELSQGNFDLFDWPGLTGGGQKLKLRAQVGTKRSDYEMSFIEPWFLNRRLSLGLDLFRHENSYDSSLYDQKNIGGRITLGHALGSFSRVNLSYGLQQIDIYDVSTNASQIIRDEEGIYKKSSLTLELVRDTRNHPFLPSRGNRSSISGTVAGGLLGADTDMYGFEARSSQYFPLWFDHVFNLRGWAGVVEEYGDSDKVHLFDREFLGGPRTIRGFKYRDVGPHDENGDPIGGDTAAYLTAEYTMPVAEKVRLAFFYDVGMVWPDSWSTDRQDDTLPDLNSGLGFGVRFDLPGFPIQLDYTWPIDADPVNDRSSGRFSFWLGYQY; encoded by the coding sequence ATGAGACGGTTTTCCCGGCAGCGCTGGATCGCGGTCCTCGGCCTCCTGCTCGCGGGCGGGGTGACCCGCGCCGCGAACGTGAGCGAGGTGGGCGTCCGGGTCCTGGGGCACGGGCGGGTGGACACGAACGCGGTGATGGCCTTCTCCACGCTCCGGCCCGGCGAGGAATACAACGCCATGGCCGTCGGGCGCGACCTGCGCGCGATGCAGCAGAGCGGCATGTTCTCCAGCGTGTCGGTGGAGGCGGAGCCGGGGGCCGGCGGGGTCGCCGTGTTCTTCGTCGTCGAGGGCCGGTCCCGCATCCGGGACCTGGACATCGAGGGCGCGGACGATCTCGGGAACCGCAAGGTGCGGACCCTCATGGAACTCGGGCCGGGCGACGCGGCGGACGATTCCCTGCTGGCCGTGCGCTCGCAGAAGGTGATCGAGACGTACCGCAAGAAGTACTTCCCGGACGCGCGGCTGACGTGGAAGATCGCGCCCGCCGACGAGCCGGGCTGGATCAACGTGCGTATCACCGTCAAGGAGGGCCGCCGCGCCACGGTCAAGCGGATCGAGTTTGAGGGCAACCGGCACGTCAAGAGCCGGGAACTGCTGAAGGTGATGAAGCAGCGGCGCGCGAACTGGCTTTCCTGGATCACGGGGGCCGGCACCTACGATCCCGACGCGCTGGAGACGGACCGCGAGGGGATCCGGGAGCTGTACCGCGGGCGGGGCTACCTGGACGCGGGGATCGGCGAGCCCGAGGTCACGCCGCTGGGCCGGCGCGGGCTCCGGGTTCGCATCGGCGTGGACGAGGGCTCGACGTACCGGGTGGGGAAGATCGACTATGCCGGGATCACGTCGGCGCCGCCGGCCGAGGTCGAGGCCTCGGTGCGCCTGAAACCCGGCGACACGGCCTCCAGCACGGAGATCGGCAAGAACGCCCAGGCCCTCGAGGACTGGTACGGCAGCCGGGGCCGCATCCGGACCGCGGTGGACGCCGATATTCTCGCCGATCCGAAGACCCATGTCGCCGATGTCCGGTTCACGGTCGAGGAGGGGCGCGAGGTCCGCATCCGGGAGATCCGCATCCGCGGCAACGCGCGGACGAAGGACAAGGTGATCCGCCGCGAGCTGGCGGTGTACCCGGGCGACCTGTACAACACCGTCAAGGTCCGGACCAGCGAGCGGCGCCTGCAGAACCTGAACTACTTCGAGTACGTCAACAGCTACCCGTCGCCGACCGATGACCCGGCCTGGTACGATCTGAACATCGAGGTGGAGGAGCAGCGGACGGGCCAGTTGATGGCCGGGGCCGGCTTCTCCAGCGTGGACGACCTGATCGGCTTCGTGGAGCTTTCGCAGGGCAACTTCGACCTGTTCGACTGGCCGGGCCTGACCGGCGGCGGCCAGAAGCTGAAACTGCGCGCCCAGGTCGGGACCAAGCGCTCCGACTACGAAATGTCGTTCATCGAACCGTGGTTCCTGAATCGGCGCCTCTCGCTGGGCCTGGACCTTTTCCGGCACGAGAACAGCTACGACAGCAGCCTCTACGACCAGAAGAACATCGGCGGCCGCATCACGCTCGGCCACGCCCTCGGGTCGTTCAGCCGCGTCAACCTCTCCTACGGCCTGCAGCAGATCGACATCTACGACGTCTCCACCAACGCCTCCCAGATCATCCGGGATGAAGAGGGCATCTACAAGAAGAGCTCCCTGACGCTCGAACTGGTCCGCGACACGCGCAATCATCCCTTCCTCCCCAGCCGCGGCAACCGCAGCAGCATCTCGGGGACGGTCGCCGGCGGCCTGCTGGGGGCGGACACGGACATGTACGGCTTCGAGGCCCGCAGTTCGCAATACTTCCCCCTGTGGTTCGACCACGTGTTCAACCTCCGCGGCTGGGCGGGCGTGGTCGAGGAATACGGCGACTCCGACAAGGTCCATCTGTTCGACCGGGAGTTCCTGGGCGGGCCGCGCACGATCCGGGGCTTCAAGTACCGCGACGTCGGCCCGCACGACGAGAACGGCGACCCGATCGGCGGCGACACCGCCGCCTACCTCACGGCGGAATACACCATGCCCGTGGCCGAGAAGGTCCGCCTGGCGTTCTTCTACGACGTCGGCATGGTCTGGCCGGATTCCTGGTCCACGGATCGGCAGGACGATACACTTCCCGACCTCAATTCCGGGCTCGGGTTCGGCGTGCGGTTCGACCTGCCCGGCTTCCCGATCCAGCTCGACTACACCTGGCCGATCGACGCGGACCCGGTGAACGACCGGAGCAGCGGGCGTTTCAGTTTCTGGCTCGGATACCAGTATTGA
- a CDS encoding OmpH family outer membrane protein: protein MSSAMRRLAAIGLALGWGLNLAARAETPPIVFVNMERAFSEFYKTKLADEQLKKQAEEFNEERKKLTTEFEKLQEQFNALRDEAQNTALSEDARAAKRNAAEEKLIETRDMETRIRRFDEARQKQLDDQTRRMRKRIVEEIQQTIQTYARTQGLSTVIDSSGQSFNGVEMVLYQDVRSDITDIILEQLNKTEDATPAEEPAAKPADK from the coding sequence ATGAGCAGCGCGATGCGGAGACTGGCGGCGATCGGATTGGCCCTTGGCTGGGGCCTGAACCTGGCGGCGCGGGCGGAGACCCCGCCGATCGTATTCGTCAACATGGAACGCGCCTTCAGCGAGTTCTACAAGACCAAGCTCGCGGACGAGCAGCTCAAAAAGCAGGCGGAGGAATTCAACGAGGAGCGCAAGAAGCTCACCACGGAATTCGAGAAGCTCCAGGAACAGTTCAACGCCCTGCGCGACGAGGCCCAGAACACGGCCTTGAGCGAGGACGCCCGGGCCGCGAAGCGCAACGCCGCGGAGGAAAAACTGATCGAGACCCGCGACATGGAGACCCGGATCCGCCGGTTCGACGAGGCGCGCCAGAAGCAGTTGGACGACCAGACGCGCCGGATGCGCAAGCGGATCGTCGAGGAAATCCAGCAGACCATCCAGACGTACGCCCGCACCCAGGGTTTGAGCACGGTGATCGATTCGTCGGGCCAGAGCTTCAACGGCGTCGAGATGGTCCTCTACCAGGACGTGCGCAGCGACATCACCGACATCATCCTGGAGCAGCTCAACAAGACCGAGGACGCCACGCCCGCGGAGGAGCCGGCGGCAAAGCCGGCCGACAAGTAG
- the lpxD gene encoding UDP-3-O-(3-hydroxymyristoyl)glucosamine N-acyltransferase, giving the protein MNWTTAELAQRVNAVLEGDGAITITGVAGLREAQPGQISFLANMRYAPDAATTRASAVIVPKDWDRPCAAPCVLRAKDPDKTFARIAMEYAPAPIVPPPGVHPTAIVAPDAKLGANVSLGPYVVVEPGAEIGEGTVLFAGCYLGHGAKVGAGCRFYPQVTVREACRLGDRVILHNGVVIGSDGFGYSVDEKGVREKIPQIGIVEIGNDVEIGANTTIDRARFGRTRIGNGVKIDNLVQIGHNVVIGDNAVIVALVGISGSSEIGERTILAGMVGVVGHIQIGRDCIVGARSVVTKDIPPQSFVSGFPAIPHDEEKRLHAHMARLPELKKKVVELEARLKALETRGA; this is encoded by the coding sequence ATGAATTGGACCACCGCAGAATTGGCGCAGCGCGTCAACGCCGTCCTGGAGGGCGACGGGGCCATCACGATCACCGGCGTAGCCGGTCTTCGCGAGGCCCAGCCGGGCCAGATTTCGTTCCTCGCGAACATGCGCTATGCGCCGGATGCCGCCACGACCCGCGCCTCGGCCGTCATCGTGCCGAAGGACTGGGACCGCCCTTGTGCCGCGCCGTGCGTGCTCCGGGCGAAGGACCCGGACAAGACGTTCGCCCGGATCGCCATGGAGTACGCCCCCGCGCCGATCGTGCCGCCGCCCGGCGTGCACCCGACGGCCATCGTCGCCCCGGACGCGAAACTTGGCGCCAACGTCAGCCTCGGGCCGTACGTGGTCGTGGAGCCCGGCGCGGAAATCGGCGAGGGGACCGTCCTGTTCGCCGGCTGCTACCTGGGCCACGGGGCCAAGGTCGGCGCCGGCTGCCGCTTCTATCCGCAGGTGACCGTCCGCGAGGCCTGCCGCCTCGGCGACCGGGTCATCCTGCATAACGGCGTGGTGATCGGCAGCGACGGCTTCGGCTACAGCGTCGACGAGAAAGGCGTCCGCGAGAAAATCCCGCAGATCGGCATCGTCGAGATCGGTAACGACGTGGAGATCGGCGCCAATACGACGATCGACCGCGCGCGATTCGGCCGCACGCGCATCGGGAACGGCGTCAAGATCGACAACCTCGTGCAGATCGGCCACAACGTGGTCATCGGCGACAACGCGGTGATCGTCGCCCTGGTCGGCATCTCCGGCAGCTCGGAGATCGGCGAGCGGACGATCCTGGCGGGCATGGTCGGGGTGGTCGGCCATATACAGATCGGCCGGGATTGCATCGTGGGCGCCCGGTCGGTGGTCACGAAGGATATTCCGCCGCAGTCGTTCGTGTCCGGCTTCCCGGCCATTCCGCACGACGAGGAAAAACGACTGCACGCCCACATGGCGCGGCTGCCGGAATTGAAGAAGAAGGTCGTCGAACTCGAGGCGCGCCTGAAGGCCCTGGAAACGCGCGGCGCTTGA
- a CDS encoding glycosyltransferase family 4 protein, translating to MSKSLRLAVLSLHRGGMAHYAAGIANAVRRARPDAAVASFGPADSDPDLFDPGVVCFRYEAPQELAWRAAPALARLPWLARRVRRDILAWGPTVLHVNSGHITYPLFVPGLAARVPVIATLHDVYPHLGERRPVEGFKLSALLRHARRFIVNGHALKEQAVRRWGLAPDRVEVLPVIMSSRIGAWAGDAAEQPFDILLFGRIHEYKGVGVMLAAMPEILRRVPRARLVIAGQGSLDRWAGLLAPVRDRVELHNRFIPDRELARFFARCAVVVLPYVEASQSGVEPIAACFARPVVAARVGALAEAVEHGKTGLLVESRDPSRLAGALVSLLENPEERRAMGRRAFERRYGAGVERELGERLCRLYAAAV from the coding sequence ATGAGCAAGTCGCTCCGCCTGGCCGTGCTAAGCCTGCACCGGGGCGGCATGGCCCACTACGCCGCCGGCATCGCCAATGCCGTGCGGCGCGCCCGGCCGGACGCGGCGGTGGCCAGCTTCGGCCCGGCGGACAGCGACCCGGACCTCTTCGATCCCGGTGTCGTCTGCTTCCGCTACGAGGCGCCCCAGGAACTGGCCTGGCGCGCGGCGCCGGCGCTGGCCCGCCTGCCCTGGCTCGCGCGGCGCGTCCGGCGGGACATCCTGGCCTGGGGCCCGACCGTCCTGCACGTGAACTCCGGCCACATCACGTACCCGCTCTTCGTCCCCGGCCTCGCCGCGCGCGTACCCGTGATCGCCACCCTGCACGACGTCTACCCGCATCTCGGCGAACGCCGGCCGGTGGAGGGGTTCAAGCTGTCCGCGTTGCTGCGGCACGCCCGCCGTTTCATCGTGAACGGCCATGCGCTGAAGGAGCAGGCCGTGCGGCGCTGGGGCCTGGCCCCGGACCGGGTGGAGGTCCTGCCGGTGATCATGTCCTCGCGCATCGGCGCCTGGGCGGGGGACGCCGCGGAGCAGCCGTTCGACATCCTGCTGTTCGGCCGGATCCACGAGTACAAAGGCGTCGGGGTGATGCTCGCGGCGATGCCGGAGATCCTCCGGCGCGTCCCGCGGGCGCGCCTGGTCATCGCGGGGCAGGGCTCGCTGGACCGCTGGGCCGGCCTCCTGGCGCCGGTGCGCGACCGCGTCGAGTTGCACAACCGTTTCATCCCGGACCGCGAGCTGGCCCGCTTCTTCGCGCGATGCGCCGTGGTCGTGCTCCCGTACGTGGAGGCCAGCCAGAGCGGGGTAGAACCGATCGCCGCCTGCTTCGCCAGGCCGGTCGTCGCCGCGCGTGTGGGCGCGCTGGCCGAGGCCGTGGAGCACGGTAAAACGGGACTCCTGGTCGAATCCCGCGATCCTTCCCGGCTGGCCGGGGCTCTCGTTTCCCTGCTCGAGAATCCGGAGGAGCGGCGGGCCATGGGGCGGCGGGCCTTCGAGCGGCGCTACGGGGCCGGGGTGGAGCGGGAACTCGGAGAACGGCTCTGCCGTTTGTACGCGGCGGCCGTTTAG
- the dnaB gene encoding replicative DNA helicase — translation MAAPAARTDRIPPYSEEAERGVLGSTLLDAGRVVDLAVERGLRPESFYVPAHQALFELFIEMSHEGRPVDLLTAGDRLRDRGRLEEIGGAAFLEQLVDATPTPAHAEYYIEIVRQKHLLRLIIDRAREAIDSTYGSEESADSILGKVEQSFFEIGEAQRGQVTPWPDLMKQAVQEIEKIYALKKGLTGIPTGFHDLDRILLGLQPTDMVILAARPSMGKTSLALNIVQNIALGQGGDHEPRPVAVFSLEMSREQLARRMICSHADVPGHKLAGGYLSTEHHGRLMNAASALNKAKILLDDTAGLEVLELRSRARRMKRRFGIEMIVVDYMQMLNYPQFASEGRQRETAAISGALKGMAKELKIPVLVLSQLSRAPETRSSTAIPKLSDLRDSGSIEQDADVVLLLRRPCKYPDDPDHDDQLLAVVEVAKHRNGPTGIVKLNFVEEFTRFETRAAGVDQEEAPGARDREAPP, via the coding sequence ATGGCTGCGCCCGCCGCCAGGACCGACCGCATCCCGCCGTACAGCGAGGAAGCCGAGCGGGGAGTCCTGGGGTCGACGCTGCTGGACGCCGGCCGGGTCGTGGACCTGGCCGTGGAACGCGGGCTGCGCCCCGAGTCTTTCTACGTCCCGGCGCACCAGGCGCTCTTCGAGCTCTTCATCGAGATGAGCCACGAGGGGCGGCCGGTGGACCTGCTGACCGCGGGCGACCGCCTGCGCGACCGCGGCCGCCTGGAGGAGATCGGCGGCGCCGCGTTCCTCGAGCAGCTCGTCGACGCCACGCCGACCCCCGCGCACGCCGAGTACTACATCGAGATCGTCCGGCAGAAGCACCTGCTCCGGCTGATCATCGACCGGGCGCGCGAGGCCATCGACTCGACCTACGGCTCCGAGGAGAGCGCGGACAGCATCCTGGGCAAGGTCGAGCAGTCCTTCTTCGAGATCGGCGAGGCCCAGCGCGGCCAGGTGACGCCGTGGCCCGACCTGATGAAGCAGGCGGTCCAGGAGATCGAGAAGATCTACGCGCTGAAAAAGGGGCTGACCGGCATCCCGACCGGCTTCCACGACCTCGACCGGATCCTGCTGGGCTTGCAGCCGACGGACATGGTCATCCTGGCCGCGCGGCCCTCGATGGGCAAGACCTCCCTGGCGCTGAACATCGTGCAGAACATCGCGCTGGGGCAGGGCGGCGACCACGAGCCGCGCCCGGTCGCGGTGTTCAGCCTGGAAATGTCCCGCGAACAGCTCGCGCGCCGCATGATCTGCTCCCACGCCGACGTGCCCGGGCACAAGCTCGCGGGCGGCTATCTCTCGACCGAGCACCACGGCCGGCTGATGAACGCCGCGTCGGCGCTGAACAAGGCGAAGATCCTGCTGGACGACACGGCCGGGCTGGAGGTCCTCGAGCTGCGTTCGCGGGCCCGGCGGATGAAGCGGCGTTTCGGCATCGAGATGATCGTGGTGGACTACATGCAGATGCTCAACTACCCGCAGTTCGCCTCCGAGGGGCGGCAGCGGGAGACGGCCGCCATCTCCGGCGCGCTCAAGGGCATGGCCAAGGAACTGAAGATCCCGGTGCTGGTCTTGAGCCAGTTGAGCCGCGCCCCGGAGACCCGGAGCAGCACGGCGATCCCCAAGCTTTCCGACCTGCGCGATTCGGGCTCGATCGAACAGGACGCCGACGTGGTCCTGCTGCTCCGGCGCCCCTGCAAGTACCCGGACGACCCGGACCACGACGACCAGCTCCTGGCGGTCGTCGAGGTCGCCAAGCACCGCAACGGCCCCACCGGGATCGTGAAACTCAATTTCGTAGAAGAATTCACGCGTTTTGAGACCCGCGCGGCGGGGGTCGACCAGGAGGAAGCCCCGGGCGCGCGCGACAGGGAGGCCCCCCCATGA
- a CDS encoding biotin--[acetyl-CoA-carboxylase] ligase — protein sequence MAERPPLVFIFKEFDSVTSTNDVAKWEAEQGAPEGLAILARRQEKGRGRQGRTWLSAEGQGVYLSVLLRPAIPAYEANWLGVIGALAVAEALERAGVGSLTLKWPNDVLARGRKIAGILVEPRIEAESVEFAVIGLGINVTQDRADWPEDLRNKATSCRLEGVDTEPRRLAGLVLESLGRVYAGFRAGRRQPLLRDWSLRTGTSVMPVLE from the coding sequence ATGGCCGAGCGTCCGCCCCTCGTTTTTATCTTCAAGGAATTCGATTCCGTCACGTCCACCAACGACGTGGCGAAGTGGGAGGCTGAACAGGGCGCCCCGGAGGGCTTGGCCATCCTCGCCCGGCGGCAGGAGAAAGGCCGGGGACGGCAGGGCCGGACGTGGCTATCGGCCGAGGGGCAGGGCGTTTACCTCTCTGTTTTGCTGCGGCCCGCCATCCCCGCGTACGAAGCCAACTGGCTGGGCGTCATCGGGGCCCTGGCCGTCGCCGAAGCGCTGGAGCGGGCCGGGGTGGGGAGCCTCACGCTGAAATGGCCCAACGACGTCCTCGCGCGCGGGCGCAAGATCGCGGGCATCCTTGTCGAACCCCGGATCGAGGCCGAGTCCGTGGAATTTGCCGTTATCGGCCTGGGGATCAACGTCACGCAGGACCGGGCCGACTGGCCGGAGGACTTGAGGAACAAGGCCACGTCCTGCCGGCTGGAAGGCGTGGATACGGAACCCCGGCGGCTGGCCGGACTGGTCCTCGAGTCGCTGGGCCGCGTGTACGCCGGCTTTCGCGCCGGCCGCCGCCAGCCGCTCCTGCGGGACTGGAGCCTTCGCACAGGCACCTCCGTCATGCCCGTGCTGGAATAG
- the nadC gene encoding carboxylating nicotinate-nucleotide diphosphorylase produces the protein MASDPRLADLVRRALEEDLGPGDCTSEALVGAEEPAEAAILSRGSYVVAGLPAAVEVFRQVDAGLECRPKARDGDPVERDQEALVLRGRARSILAGERVALNFLQRLSGIATLTRQFARKAAPYGVQVLDTRKTTPTLRFLEKYAVRCGGGVNHRVGLYDRVLIKDNHRAAWARRGGRGLAGAVEEARRRFPGLVIEIEVESEAELEQVLPAAPDWVLLDNMDPARLRRCVDLAKGRCRIEASGGITLANVETVARAGVDAVSVGALTHSAPAADFSLEFAIGA, from the coding sequence CTGGCTTCCGATCCGCGCCTCGCGGACCTCGTCCGCCGCGCGCTGGAGGAGGACCTCGGCCCGGGTGATTGCACGTCCGAGGCCCTGGTCGGCGCGGAGGAACCGGCCGAGGCAGCCATCCTGTCCCGCGGCTCGTACGTCGTCGCGGGCCTCCCGGCGGCCGTGGAGGTCTTCCGGCAGGTGGATGCCGGGTTGGAGTGCCGGCCGAAGGCCCGGGACGGCGATCCGGTGGAGCGGGACCAGGAGGCGCTCGTCCTGCGGGGCCGCGCGCGGTCCATCCTCGCCGGCGAGCGCGTGGCGCTGAACTTTCTGCAACGCCTGTCGGGCATCGCCACGCTGACCCGGCAGTTCGCCCGCAAGGCGGCGCCGTACGGCGTGCAGGTCCTGGACACGCGCAAGACGACGCCGACGCTTCGCTTCCTGGAGAAATACGCCGTCCGGTGCGGCGGCGGGGTCAATCATCGCGTCGGCTTGTACGACCGGGTGCTGATCAAGGACAACCACCGCGCGGCGTGGGCGCGCCGCGGCGGCCGCGGGCTGGCGGGGGCCGTGGAAGAGGCGCGCCGCCGCTTCCCGGGCCTCGTGATCGAGATCGAGGTGGAGAGCGAAGCCGAACTCGAACAGGTCCTGCCCGCCGCACCGGACTGGGTGCTCCTGGACAACATGGACCCGGCACGCCTGCGGCGGTGCGTGGACCTGGCGAAGGGCCGTTGTAGGATCGAGGCCTCGGGAGGAATCACCCTGGCAAACGTCGAGACCGTCGCGCGCGCCGGGGTGGACGCCGTGTCCGTCGGTGCGCTGACCCATTCCGCGCCCGCCGCCGATTTCTCGCTCGAGTTCGCGATCGGAGCATAG
- the rplI gene encoding 50S ribosomal protein L9, which produces MELILTETVEGLGAEGDVVRVAEGYARNYLLPRKLAAPVTEATRRRLETRRKAREAQQQKELEQARVQAAAIEQASCTLTAKTGEGGKLFGSITSADIAAALKAQGLELDKRQIELPEPLRELGVFNVPVKVHPEVQATLKVWIVEE; this is translated from the coding sequence ATCGAACTGATTCTGACGGAGACCGTGGAGGGCCTGGGCGCCGAAGGCGACGTGGTGCGGGTCGCGGAGGGCTACGCCCGGAACTACCTGCTGCCCCGCAAGCTCGCCGCCCCGGTGACGGAGGCGACGCGGCGCCGCCTCGAAACCCGGCGGAAGGCGCGCGAGGCGCAGCAGCAGAAGGAACTGGAGCAGGCGCGGGTCCAGGCGGCGGCGATCGAACAGGCCTCCTGCACGCTGACGGCGAAGACCGGCGAGGGCGGCAAGCTCTTCGGGTCGATCACGTCGGCGGATATTGCCGCGGCGCTCAAGGCCCAGGGGCTGGAACTGGACAAGCGCCAGATCGAACTGCCGGAGCCGCTGCGCGAACTGGGCGTGTTCAACGTGCCCGTCAAGGTTCATCCCGAGGTCCAAGCGACACTGAAGGTCTGGATCGTCGAGGAGTAG